One part of the Rutidosis leptorrhynchoides isolate AG116_Rl617_1_P2 chromosome 1, CSIRO_AGI_Rlap_v1, whole genome shotgun sequence genome encodes these proteins:
- the LOC139848846 gene encoding uncharacterized protein has product MEAIAMLKYHFKRAQDRMKYNADKKRTYKEYEVGQWVYVKLQPYRQMTLRQGAYSKLAPKFYGPFEIIARVGTVAYKLELPPTSQVHPVFHVSQLKLHKGTNPLSTGVMPQVDHTSMLAVVPLKILDRKLAKRGNADGVYWLIQWSGGSVEDATWEFAEELVRKFTDFDSIAKS; this is encoded by the coding sequence ATGGAGGCTATAGCTATGTTAAAGTACCATTTCAAAAGGGCCCAAGACAGAATGAAGTACAATGCTGATAAGAAAAGAACATATAAAGAGTATGAAGTGGGGCAATGGGTCTATGTAAAGCTGCAGCCTTATAGACAAATGACCCTAAGGCAGGGAGCATACAGTAAATTAGCTCCAAAGTTTTATGGACCATTTGAAATTATAGCAAGAGTTGGCACAGTGGCCTATAAGTTGGAGTTACCACCTACATCACAAGTTCATCCAGTGTTTCATGTTTCCCAGCTTAAATTGCACAAAGGAACGAATCCACTGTCTACGGGAGTGATGCCACAAGTGGATCACACCTCAATGTTGGCTGTCGTACCCCTTAAGATTTTGGATCGAAAATTGGCAAAAAGGGGTAATGCTGATGGGGTGTATTGGTTAATTCAATGGTCTGGAGGTTCGGTTGAAGATGCTACTTGGGAGTTTGCAGAAGAACTTGTGCGTAAATTTACTGATTTTGATTCGATAGCTAAATCTTGA